A section of the Humulus lupulus chromosome 2, drHumLupu1.1, whole genome shotgun sequence genome encodes:
- the LOC133817757 gene encoding uncharacterized protein LOC133817757, whose translation MDSRRAPRTVIDPKIRQVGFFAPPDRTNSGQTEPILSSPSSPPVAEISPSGNSLSPVMIPPPRHSSDNRTVPFVPNPASPLRRESIAAGSSYNPSDFFPATMSPTASSSFAGRVGVSYGEFADDVVSLSPGRAVRGSSVKASAASSLPSGGFDLTALRASSVPASELTTVSTVEKLPPGIPDKVGGASGGAQNERPPNSKPAKEKSTKAERRALQEAQRAAKAAAKTDGGKIPAAASAVSAKPAKTTKAPSQKNDNVLVAATEKKVGDRQPEKDRKKDVPQPRMQYDDKSRVEKAKRRAMVNQTEATNRVELFRHLPQYEHGTQLPDLESKYFQLGPVHPAVYKVGLQYLSGDISGGNARCIAMLEAFQEAIRDYSTPPEKNLNRDLTAKISSYVSFLIECRPLSISMGNAIRFLKSLVAKLPLTLSESEAKTLLLSDIDRFISEKIILADKVIVKHAVTKIRDGDVLLTYGSSSAVEMILQHAHELGRQFRVVVVDSRPKLEGQLLLRRLVEKGLNCTYTNINAVSYIMHEVTRVFLGASSVLCNGTVYSRVGTACVAMVAHAFRVPVLVCCEAYKFHERVQLDSICSNELGDPDAISKVPGKEETIDLDDCAKSEKLQHLNLIYDATPSDYISMIITDYGMVPPTSVPVIVREYRKEHLWI comes from the exons ATGGATTCTCGCCGGGCTCCGCGTACTGTGATCGATCCAAAGATTCGCCAAGTAGGGTTTTTTGCCCCACCCGATAGAACCAATTCGGGTCAGACCGAACCCATTTTATCTTCCCCTTCTTCTCCTCCAGTTGCCGAAATCTCCCCCTCCGGTAACTCACTTTCTCCGGTCATGATCCCTCCGCCGCGTCACTCTAGTGACAACCGTACGGTTCCGTTCGTCCCAAATCCCGCTTCCCCCCTCCGCCGAGAATCCATCGCCGCTGGCAGTAGCTATAACCCGTCGGATTTCTTTCCCGCTACTATGTCTCCGACAGCGTCGTCTTCTTTCGCTGGTAGAGTTGGAGTGAGCTACGGCGAGTTCGCGGACGACGTCGTTTCGTTGTCGCCTGGTCGAGCTGTCAGGGGCAGCTCGGTTAAAGCGTCTGCTGCTTCTTCTTTACCTAGTGGAGGATTCGATCTGACGGCACTTAGGGCAAGCAGTGTTCCGGCGAGTGAGCTGACAACGGTGTCCACCGTCGAAAAGTTGCCACCTGGTATTCCTG ATAAAGTTGGAGGAGCATCAGGTGGAGCGCAAAATGAACGACCTCCAAATTCAAAGCCAGCAAAAGAGAAAAGCACAAAAGCTGAAAGACGTGCCCTTCAAGAGGCCCAACGAGCTGCAAAAGCTGCTGCTAAAA CTGACGGAGGCAAGATACCTGCTGCTGCTTCGGCAGTGAGTGCGAAACCAGCTAAAACCACAAAGGCCCCTTCACAAAAGAATGACAATGTTTTGGTGGCAGCCACTGAAAAGAAGGTTGGTGATCGTCAGCCAGAAAAGGATAGAAAGAAAGATGTGCCTCAACCACGCATGCAGTATGATGACAAGAGCCGGGTGGAAAAGGCAAAAAGACGCGCAATGGTGAACCAAACTGAGGCTACTAACAGAGTTGAGTTATTCAGGCATTTGCCTCAATATGAACATGGAACTCAACTTCCTGATCTTGAATCAAAGTATTTCCAACTTGGCCCCGTGCATCCTGCTGTTTACAAG GTTGGGTTGCAGTATTTATCAGGAGATATTTCTGGTGGCAATGCTCGATGTATTGCAATGCTTGAAGCATTTCAAGAGGCAATTAGAGACTATTCCACACCTCCTGAAAAGAATCTTAATAGAGATTTGACAGCAAAAATAAGTAGTTATGTATCATTTCTTATTGAGTGCAGGCCCTTGTCCATCAGCATGGGAAATGCAATTCGATTTCTTAAAAGCCTTGTCGCAAAGTTACCTCTAACCCTCTCTGAGTCAGAAGCGAAAACATTACTTCTGTCAGATATTGATCGTTTCATAAGTGAGAAAATTATTCTGGCTGATAAGGTGATAGTCAAACATGCTGTTACCAAAATCAGAGATGGCGATGTTCTTCTCACATATGGCTCCTCATCTGCAGTTGAAATGATACTACAACATGCACATGAGCTTGGTAGACAGTTCAGAGTTGTAGTAGTGGACTCTCGTCCAAAACTTGAAGGCCAACTCTTACTTCGTAGGTTGGTGGAAAAGGGCCTTAACTGTACTTACACTAATATAAATGCTGTATCTTATATCATGCATGAAGTTACTCGAGTGTTCCTGGGTGCTTCATCAGTATTATGTAATGGAACAGTATACTCCAGAGTTGGGACTGCATGTGTTGCTATGGTTGCTCATGCATTTCGTGTACCAGTTTTAGTGTGTTGTGAGGCGTATAAATTTCATGAAAGGGTTCAGCTAGATTCTATATGCTCTAATGAGCTCG GTGATCCGGATGCCATCTCCAAGGTTCCTGGTAAAGAGGAAACCATTGATTTGGATGACTGCGCAAAGAGTGAAAAATTACAACATCTGAATCTGAT ATACGATGCCACACCTTCAGATTACATATCAATGATCATCACGGACTATGGCATG GTGCCACCAACCAGCGTGCCTGTCATTGTTCGCGAATATCGAAAAGAACACTTGTGGATTTAA
- the LOC133817756 gene encoding cyclin-B1-2-like, whose product MEAPKTIAHEIGGLQNDALRFGLNGVKSDIVGSHPLESACQSARKTQEEIKRKILANTYGSAFPLKMDLDRQILSRFQRPPGAIPSSMLGLEAMTGTLDDFGFEDYLNDPRDSETFRPVDMHHGMEVRLGLSKGPVCPSFI is encoded by the exons ATGGAGGCGCCCAAGACCATAGCCCACGAGATCGGAGGACTTCAAAACGATGCGCTTCGCTTCGGCCTTAACGGCGTCAAGAGCGATATCGTTGGATCTCATCCTCTCGAATCGGCTTGCCAATCT GCGAGAAAAACACAAGAGGAGATAAAGAGGAAAATTCTGGCCAACACATATGGAAGTGCGTTCCCCTTGAAAATGGACCTTGACAGGCAAATTCTTTCACG ATTTCAGAGGCCTCCAGGAGCAATTCCCTCTTCAATGTTGGGTTTGGAGGCAATGACTGGAACCTTGGATGACTTTGGCTTTGAGGATTATCTAAATG ATCCGCGTGATTCAGAAACCTTCCGGCCAGTTGATATGCATCACGGGATGGAAGTTCGCCTGGGGCTGTCAAAGGGTCCAGTCTGCCCAAGTTTTATATAA
- the LOC133817758 gene encoding transmembrane ascorbate ferrireductase 2, giving the protein MNTLSGSLPRTALRTKERRMGSVPVIRFPIIFFIRIFGIIVAALLFTWTNHFRGGLALISDNKDLIFNVHPVLMVLGLVLLNGEAMLVYKTVSGTKSFKKLVHLGLQFLAVCFSIIGVWAALKFHNDKGIDNFYSLHSWLGLACLFLFSLQWAAGFVTFWYPGGDASSRASLQPWHVFLGVYIYALAIATVTTGILEKLTFLQISQVISRYSTEAMLVNSLGILVVALGGIVILAVITSTNEKVDNVREATE; this is encoded by the exons ATGAACACTCTTTCTGGGTCTCTCCCTAGAACCGCTTTGAGAACTAAAGAAAGAAGAATGGGTTCAGTTCCTGTGATTCGCTTTCccatcatcttcttcatcagaATTTTCGGAATCATTGTGGCCGCTCTGCTTTTCACCTGGACAAACCATTTCAGGGGAGGCTTGGCTCTCATCTCTGATAACAAAGATCTCATTTTTAAT GTTCATCCTGTGTTGATGGTACTTGGTCTTGTACTACTAAATGGAGAAG CCATGCTAGTGTACAAGACTGTATCTGGAACAAAAAGCTTCAAAAAATTAGTTCATCTTGGACTACAATTTCTTGCTGTTTGTTTCAGCATTATTGGTGTATGGGCTGCTTTGAAATTTCACAATGACAAGGGCATTGACAACTTTTACAGCCTGCATTCCTGGTTAGGCCTAGCTTGCCTGTTTTTATTCAGCCTCCAG TGGGCTGCCGGATTTGTGACTTTTTGGTATCCAGGTGGGGATGCAAGTAGCAGAGCTTCCTTGCAGCCGTGGCATGTGTTCTTGGGTGTTTATATTTATGCGCTTGCCATTGCTACTGTGACTACTGGTATCTTAGAAAAACTCACATTTCTGCAGATCAGTCAAGTGATTTCACGCTATTCAACTGAGGCTATGTTGGTGAATTCTCTTGGTATATTGGTTGTGGCTCTTGGTGGAATTGTTATTCTTGCTGTCATTACTTCTACCAATGAAAAAGTTGATAATGTCAGAGAAGCAACTGAGTAA